From the Gossypium hirsutum isolate 1008001.06 chromosome A02, Gossypium_hirsutum_v2.1, whole genome shotgun sequence genome, the window aGGGATAAATATAGGGATCAGGGTGCAattgtatatatgaattttaatttgatctagttcttgtaaattattaacacaattattgatataacactattttatatttatattgcatacataaatatttatatttattccatataaaaatatattgatgtatttattttttaaaatgtctatgattaaatcaaaaataaaaacttaaaaatttaatatttaaaatttaaaattttagtccatatttcagttaaaaaacttaatattcaaaatgaaaaaaattcaaaaaaatgataatctcaacataaaaattttgaaagaaaaaaatagaaaaaaatatgttaaaaatgaaaaaaagttaaattaaaaaataataaaattcatgaaTTATCGGCGTTTTTttagaaaacgccgcaaaaggccactatttttttataaaaaaacgcaAAACACCATGACTCCCAAAAGTTATTTTTTGGTTACCCGCTCGTTAACCAAATCccccaaatttctttttcctttctactctcaaaatttgcccccaaatttcctttttccttttcatttcactGCACTAAATTCACCCACCATAGCtactccttttcttcttctttttctttcttagtattatttcttttctctttttatttcttttggccTACTGTGTAATGTATTTACCGGTAACTTTTTATAGGCGGATGTAGAGACGGAGGTTGCGGCGGCCGGTGTGCCCAAGAAGAGAACATTCAAGAAGTTTAGCTTCCGAGGTGTCGATTTGGATGCTCTCCTTGATATGTCCACTGATGAGCTTGTCAAGCTCTTCCATGCTCGAGCTCGCAGAAGGTAATAACACAATATTCATTTTTTGCTAACATTTTCCCactcatttttaaataaaaaaaatatgaaatgggttttatttttttattgtttcttttttgTTATGTGATTGTAGGTTCCAGAGGGGTTTGAAGAGAAAGCCCATGGCTCTAATTAAGAAGCTTCGCAAGGCGGTAAGTTAATCTTTACTTTTTGCtcttttaattcttgctttttaaTCGATTATATCTATGGGATTTATGTTTAGATCTAAGGTTGATAGGTTCATGTTGAGTTACTgaagttttcattttatttttgtatatagtTGTAGCCTTTTCTCATTAATGTTTAAGCTAAAAGAAACATAGCATTAAAGTATTCTTTTATTGGCCTCatgaatcaaaattttatactattatttatatatgaagTGATTTTCATTGGAAATGTATTTTATTGTAGATCTTACTAGTCGAAGTTGATCTTTCCTTTCTTAGAAGAATGTTTTTGTAaattgttttacttttttgtCTCATAACGTATCTCATTAACTTAAtgattatgttaaaaattatgcACCTTTAGTTTACTCGTATAACTGTTCATAGGTGCGGTGTGCTTTGTAGAAAAGGTGAAAATTTTGATGTAGAAGACAAGCTTCGAGCTTTTATGTTGATTTCAGTATGCTTTGGGCTTGCTATTTCTGAAATAGTAGTAGGATTAAGAGTAAGTGAACTAAATTAGTCATATTCTAGAGGTTGAGGTCCTGCATAACTGAGAAATGGTTGAATGAACATAAGCatcaaataaagaaatttggattCTTTATATCCATCCTTTAGCTTATCTCCTTTGCGTAACATTGAAACTTGGTAGCGGTCTAGGATTCTTTATATCTTTCTTACATTTGGCAGATTAGTACGCATAACACCTGGCGTAGGTAGATTTGTTGCTAGGAGTTACAGTCCAAGGTGAGAAAAATATAAGTCATAGCTTCCTGTTTCTTTTGATTATGTATCAGTTCTTTAATAGACAATGGCTGGTTCAATTGGAGGTTATTTTTTGTCTAAGCCTAAGATATTGTTTGATATTTGTGAAGTTGGAATTTAAGAGTTGAGACATAAGGAAGAGTAAAATAAGTAGGTTGTATGTCAGCCTATCATGTTTAGTTTTACATCAGTATCATATATTGAAAAACCACCTACCCTATTTTTTTCGGGACTATTATCATCAATGTTATTGTAGATGCAGTGACTGGTTCCAATGTTCATAGAGGGCTTCTTGCATAGTCTAGGAGCAAAGCCACTTGTGTTACCAAGCGCATTTTCTGTCTGATCTTTCTCTTCATCATGGCCATGCTTCTCATTGTTGTCTGAATTATATCTTGTGTTGTTCAGCATCATAGAGTCATACTAACCCCATCCTTAACTTGTGTTTCAGTCTTTCCACTGCGGGCATGGAAAGGCTTATCTCTTTGATAAGGTGTAAGTATTTCATTGCTAtgcactcttttttttttctccatggAGTGTTCTCTAAAAATAGTCTTAACTATTTTAAAACCATGCTCATGATTTCACTTTCTATGCATTTCATTGTGTTTGGAAGAAACAAAGAAgtgtttggaataaataaataaatgttgtcAGCATGTTAGCACCACAGTTCAATGGTTATATACTTAAAAAGAAGATTCataataattagttaatttacaTCATCAAGTGGATtattgtttttaagttttttattacaATAACTATTAATGTCTTGGTGTTATCTAAACCATTAAGGTTGCTCTCAAAGAATCTTCTTACATTCACactttgaatttttatgatatttatctTCAAAAGTTGGCAAATTACATCATttgctatttttaattaatgcaagTTTCAAAATTCGAATGAGTTTTGAGCCATTTTTCGAGTTtggttacttttttttaatttctaatctAAATTGATTCCAAATTAAATTTGGATGGTTAATTATGTATTATTTGTACTGCAATTTAtagttgtaatatatatattttttaatttgaaaaacatTTTGTCCTGATTAATAGTCAGAATTTGTCTCCTCAAATAATAGCACCgtatatcattttaaattagttttcATTCTTGCAGATTTTAAAATGGAGTAACCTATAACATTTTGTCCTGAGTAACTATGGTGGATAtgtttattggttttttttttctggtgGATAtgtttattggttttttttttctttgctaaaCTAAGTCATGAAGGTTCTTCTTGGATAGCAATTTATTGAGGGGGTGGaatatttttcttaaactaaCAAAATGGGTGCAAAGTAGTATTTAAGCATTTCAGGTCAAGTGTATGTTTAGAACTGTTATTTATATTTAACATCATTGTTTCAGGTCAAGTGTGTAGAAGTTTTCAAAGGGTTctatgaaacaaaaacaaaacacagAAAGCTTACATGGATATACTCACAGCGGTATCGTTTTGTATTTTTGCATTCTCATAATTTAACTGTATATTGTTTTTCTGGATATCGTTTTAATGATTACTTTTGTGTGGCAATAGCTCTTTTATGTTTTGACTGGTGACAAATGGAACAGGAAAAACCAACTACACTTTGCGGTCCAAGAACAATTTGCAGGAGGCACATAATGACTAGCTCCTACCTCTACGAATGCTTGTGGGAGGCATTGCAGCAGCGAATAAGGATGATAACATGCAGTTGACACCGTATGTGCTATGAATCCGAATTCAGGTGtgatttttagatattttatgtGCAAAAAAGTATTAGAGTGtcttatgtttgtatgtttgtgttAAGCAGATTATAGATAGAACCTGCAATAGGATCAACTAATTAGTTGATCAAAAGCTACGCCCTATTTTGTAATCGTCTACTTGCATATTTgcatatacttaataattatctcgtgtcaactaattattctaattttttatttaattgttttgtttcaacattttatttttatttgagttgaaagaagaaaatttattattaattatttttattttgcatatacttttggattttaattgtgttattaatttattattttaaattctaaatttaaattcattaatttttgtatttagttttaaagttaaaattttaatggaaaatttaatttgataatgaattttaaattttttatatttttcatgacttttataatattttgtaatatattttttttgaatttcatgacttttaacggcgcttttctcacggcgtttttgagaaaagcgctgctaaaggtcgtgatctttagcggcgtttgtggaaaagcgccgctaaaggtcgtgatctttagcggcgtttgtagaaACAACGTCGTTAAAGGTcgtgatctttagcggcgtttgtggaaaaagcgccgctaaaggtcgtgaactttagcggcgtttgtggaaaagcgccgctaaaggtcttgatctttagcggtgtttgtggaaaaagtgccgctaaaggtcatgatctttagcggcgttttttcaaatAAACGCCACAAACTTTAGTGGCGCCATCTATAGCGGCCTTTTTTGTGGTGcttgtaaaagcgccgctaaagaccttaaaaaatgccgctaaaagtcaatTTTGCTGCAGTGGTtatcccaatatgatcatattctatctcatggtaaccattacatcttccttaatgaaaagtcaatcactatcaaataatggtcaagtcatccatcacaaagataacccatggtcatgtttacttttcatcaacaatgtaataccaatgagaggatatcattttctcatgttttgggctatgaattccactgttgtgaattaCGCTACATAATAAAGAAATCATACACCCAATGCTCCAGTTTTtggtttcttatctatttgaactcaggcttttacttacatcaaagtgtacaagtgATGCATACATATtccgtcatccactcaggatttaggtatgtcacactatgaacgtcacaagtaaataaatccataaacaaattcagGATCTTTTCTGGTTGGGTCATGTTCGATGTACTGACAatccagttagtcacatctatatctctatcttaTGGGAGCCATCCGTTCTGATGCCTAAGACAaggtatctccccaattggacttgatagacgacatattagtctttaactcagtttgctcattttttattagactaaggatatATTTAGGTTATTCTACTAATACAACTTGATTTTCCTTCTTCGAATCGATCATTGCATAATGCTCCAATATCTTGTTTATGTATGTAGCCTAAGACAGTGCTATCACTTTTTTCTTTCGTCTTCTCATACCCTTGTGGAGAAACAGAAACATGATTAGTTTCTCCCAAATCAATGACCCAGTAGTCTATTGAATCTTCCACTAAACAAGCTTCTATTATTAAGAGTCCCGTACATTTTTTTTTGGTAGTTAGGTATTTCTTCCACTCTTTATAGTTTGCCTTATAGTGCAATTTCTTGCTGCAGAAGAAGCATTTAGAATTAGATAAGTTATATcttctatactattaataaatttcCTGACTGAGTTAGTATCACGAATTAACCGAGGACCAACTTGGTTAGGAAATTACAAAAATGATCTTTGTAATTATATTATTCGATGGTACTTTAGAcatatatttgtgttttaaatacaTGGTTTCCATAAAGAAATGTGTAATAGAGTTTCTAATTCATTGTTGCTCTACATTACTCAACATTTCTACACTGTAatatttttactaataatttaaatttaatattatatagtaTATTGGTTTAtgtattaacataatttagttatgtctataagatatatatatatataaagtagaTATGATATTCTTCTGTACatgattttggtatatatattttgtattaaaattaGATATAATTCTTAACTTCATTCACTATTTTACTAAgttaatctctttattttaattttttaaaattcgacTCTCATGCTTTATGAAAACTAATAAGTTAATCTAATTGAACATTATTGAATCttactgttaaatttttttacctaagaattaacaattcaacaatttgtaATGAATTAACAAAAACTAGTATTTCAAGAACTTAGATGAAAAAAACTAGGAAAAATCAGTAGTTAAAGTTTATGAATTTACCAACAACTAAACTAGCTTCTCAATTATCTTATAATGCAATGGCTGAAttctaataaaataaagtaaaaaaagactaatttatgaaatttagtaaaataaaaagttgaaattcataattaaacaaaAAACTTTTTGAAACATAGGTAACCTAAAAAAAGTTATGATTAAATTCATATCTAAGacgataaaaattttaattttaatttgttttggaaATTAACAATCTTACAAAGCATTAGCAAATAAATAGAATCAACTTATACAAAGAAtcaaataaacataattaacaaAGTATGAGTAAGATCTTATGtacaaattgtattaattaaaggttcatatttatgtttgaaatttagaaTTAAGAGAGTGTTGttgttttcatcttttttattggtgatcatatatataacataatgaTCATGTTAGTACACATTGAATTGTGAAAACTAGATTGGTAGTCAAATTGATCAAACCACCcagtttgaaaaaataaaattttccaaaaattcttgaaaattcaaaaagaaaattagaaaaatttcagaaataaataaaaacaaataaaaatattagaaatataagcattcattttataaattataacaacaaattaaatatttaaactagctTTAACCCATTTATGTTGTTTTTGACTGGTTCAGtctaattttaacaattaaaccGATTTTACTAATTTTAGTATCGGATGAATTAGTTGGGCCACTGATTCCTAGTTGAATCATCAGTTTGGTTTAATTCTAGCAACTATAAGCTAGCgatcatatacatacatatatattagcttatttgaaaaattaaatttgacatattaaaaaaaaaaagaaactcaaaagagagagggagagagctGCTCATATTTGACCTAAGCTCATTTTCGGCCTATCCATatcattttttaattctttttaaaattttatattgtttttaatttaatattttccttttattacattttaaatgtaaataaattaacatatattttaatatttacattataatattaatatttaatttaatttatataaattacacactatataaatatatatgataaagtagAAAATCGGTTGAGTTCGGGCCTTTAATGTTAGAGCCCAAGCCTAATTCATTTTAAACAAGTctaattttttgtccaaactcatttttcaagCCTTATACTTTTTGTAATGACCTGATAGTCACAGGAATTggaaagtgtattttcgggtctccgttttcATAAAAttgattcataaatatttattaaaaatatttacgaagttagttgtgtagttaattaagttttggctagttgaattagcttgaattaagggtaattaggtgtaaggattaaattgaataaagggtaaaattttaattatagattaaagaaaaagtgaaggattaaataagtaattaatctTTATATAACAAGTGTATGGTAAAATATAAATCCATGTGtgtaaataatatacatatatttaataataataaacttacttattatttaagtaaatatattaatattattatattatattatattatattatattatattatattataaagtaaataaaagaaatgaaacaaaagaaaaagaaagaacaaacaGAATAGAAAACGAAATAGGggagaaaagggagaaaagaaaaagagaaagaaaagaaggagaaaattagggttttaaggttcaaagcttaattggtaagttaatttagtccattttcttgtaatttttaagtttttagaaTCCTAATATCAAATACTACTTAATCTATGTTGAAATTTTGGgaaatattgaatttttagatgatGTTCATGTTTAATAATTTGAgtatttgggactaaattgataaaattttaagttagaaatgaaagagggattgaattgtaaaataaagtataagttttgagttataaggactaaattaagaaaattttgaaatttagggatttaagtgaaattagagagttgaatttagtttaaagtggaaattgaatgaaaatatggaattagttttagagaaataaagttagtctcagtttagggactaaattgaaaattaggaaaaaattgaataaaaattgagatattcaatgtgaaatttgtgttgtattgatgatttttaattgtttaattttcatAGCTAACGTTGTGCCGGAAACCTCAGCtaagaagggaaaagaaaaagtcaaCGACGAGAGTAGCTTAGAAATTACGGTTTGTaattctataatccgaatttaattattaaaattatcgTAATTTGATTTCTTGTATATGGTAAGTATAgaaggtgagaattattgtgttttgtaattgaaatggattgatttggtgtgttatgaaattgatatgaatgtGTGATTATTGTGGAAATTGAACATTAGATATTGTTATacttgaaaagtgaattgaaaccctattgACTATGgtgggctgagtcagatatagttggcatgccataggatttgaagagtttagggatacttcgacttcaagttgatgagacactgggtgtcaatttattacttcggataaattcgatgaggtatTGGGTACCAGCTTACTTCAGCATGGcggatgagacattgggtgtcaatctATTACTTCGATTTATTTgttgaggcactaggtgccaaactggtgtgtttttggttggatctgtgtatccgtccgagtccgagtcatgtcaataggggtaaatgaataaaaCTGTGTTATGATTGAAATTGAATGGTGAATTGGATTATGGTTAAAGTCCCATAAATTGTGTTCaattgtgaaaagctatctgGGATAGCAAATGAAGAAAATTGAATGAGTGATAAATGATTATCtatgaattgattaattgaatgttgATAGATATTGTATGATTTTAATGTACATGTTATACTACTTAGTTAgagtattcggattatagaaataccactgagtttatactcagcgtacgatttgtttTTTGTGCGCAGTTTAGGTTAAAGTCAGACTGACGATTCAGCATCCATCAGAGATCTCAAACTCAAACGTGGCGAAGTATGTTTCtttttggtaatggcatgtacctaggatgtcttaagtTGTCATTTTGGGAAAATGAATGTAAATGATGTTATAAGATGATATTGGTTACTTAtataaatgaatatatgtgttattTTGAGGTTTAGTATGGAATGTTTAACTTTATGTATAAGTAAGAATGAAATAGGCAAAATTTGggttgaaatggtatgaaaaattgaattagCTTGAATGGTGTTTTTAATGGATTGTTTAGATAATATATGTGAAATACCTATGAGTATACATTGGATAGGTCATTAGGTTGAtagttttgacatgttttaga encodes:
- the LOC107951916 gene encoding uncharacterized protein → MAIAKLTYKKDIAVWKVLGYVRFEVAYGLQGTCVGKIRFENGFLADVETEVAAAGVPKKRTFKKFSFRGVDLDALLDMSTDELVKLFHARARRRFQRGLKRKPMALIKKLRKASFHCGHGKAYLFDKVKCVEVFKGFYETKTKHRKLTWIYSQRKNQLHFAVQEQFAGGT